AAAGAGTAACGTAGAATGTCTAGAATAATAAGAAAATATATATTGCAGGTCTCTGGCGGCTGCAGCAGAAAAAAGGGGAAGCCCTAGGTAAAATCCCGAAATATTTGGAAACTTCCTTAAAAATCTCTGCCGCTGGAACAGACACTCAGATTGCTCCGTGAGACTGCTCTGCGTGAAAAACTCCAAATTGCACTCTTTTCTGCCTTTTTTGTTCCAGCTGATTCATCTCACATCCAATGCAACTCCAGACCTGTAATGACTCGAAAAGGACTAGGAAGAGTCGATAAAGACTTGAAAACTAATTAGAAAACATATATACAAGATGCCAAAAACACCATATATCAATTCCCCCAGACTTAGATCCTTGTTTGTCCTCAAACAATGTCAAGTATCAAGAACAAGGAGAAAGGTTTGAAAGTGTGGAAACTCTCCTATTCTCAGCAACCATACTTTAACCACGAATCTCTGAACCATATAAACAGTAAAACTAGGACAACACACCCTTACCGGAACCCCACTGACTGCTGCTCAAAAATCGGCTTCATACTCTACATCTCAAACCTGAAAAAGCAACACTATCGAGACAAAACTCTATACATTCATTTAAGAGTAGCGTGAGCTTCTCATCACATGCACTATTCAGGGTAGACGGGCTAGGTGTTAAACAGGCTATTTAATGGTGGTGTTAAAAGTGTTTAGGGGTTACTATTTCATTGTAGAAGATGCAGGATATCGCACAAAATGGCAAGAGAGGATAGATCCATTGATGTCCACAGCTTCTACTCATTTTTGCTCTATCTGGAACGACTGCTCCGTTTTCGATCAGCCATCTGGATGATCAGATCATCTGCCTGCTATCCAATCTTTCAACTTGGTACCCACTCTTTTGCTTGACCTTCCCATTGGCTCAAGTTTCTTTGATTTCTTCCCCTTCTCCATCACCTCATTTTCGTTTTTTTTTTTCTGAATACTGATATGGTGATATGATGAAGAAGGAGGTAATACATGATGTTTCTGAGTGCCACTGGTGGTTCTGATTTTCCACCCCTGCTGTTGCGCAGTTCATTGGTTATGGAGCGGTTGCTCCCTTAATCTGCTTGTTCTCCTTTTTGACTGAATTTCTGCAACAGTAACGAGTAAGAGACTGCATCGATCCTTTCTTCTCCGACCTTTTTGCATATATCTGCACATATGACACTGAAAAACAAATGCATGAAGGTGGAATAAAGGCTAAGGTGCAGGGTGAGAACTAGCTAAAGATGACCTAGCCACTCAGGATCAGCAAGATGGATAAAAAGGATAAGAAGTCCTGAGTGTGTTCTCGTTTCCCTGATCTAATGCCCAAAACAAGAAAAATTTCAGTCAAGATTAGATTCAAGTTAGGTGAAGTTAAGTCTACCCAGTGTAACCTGATCAGCTGAGAACTTCTGGAGAATCAAGTGAGATATGTCATGGTGTTCCAGGTCCACATGTGTGTCTTTGCCACCACTAAGGTCACTGAATAAGATAACTAAAGCACGGAATAAGGTCATAATTCCCACAAAGTTTTAACTGAATCGATCATAAAAACTGACTCAAACTGACTCAAAAGAAAAACAAAGAAAGAAATGAGTTAGTAAACAACGAAAACCCTCCTCCAGACTTACTTCACACCATCCCTGGTGTGAAAGTAAATTAGAAAGAAGGTGAAAACAAGAATAAACTTTTTTTTAGATACTTACCTGAGTGGAGCGGACGCTCCAAGAAAATTTTGGGTGTTCCATCGTAAGATCTGCGCTTGGAACAGTCGCTCCCTTCTACAACCCAAAATTTTGAAGTATTTCGGATTTTCTGTTTTTTGACCTGAGACTCAATAAACTAAAACGAAAAATAAGCTAAAAAAAACAAAACCAAGTTATATTTACACTTACCACTGGGTTGCCTCCTACCAAGCGCTTGGTTGAAGTCATTAGCTTGACTTGGTGACATGAATCAGTCGGGTTGAGCATGAGGGCTTGTTCCAAAACAAGCTCCACAATCAGACATGTTCAGCTTCAAAACTCTGCTCAACAACCCTTTCACAGTAGCTTCTCCTTTATCTTTAAGCTCATGTGTGAGAATTACTCTGACCTTAGAGAAAGGTTTAGAGGTATCCTTGCACTTTACCTCATACTCAATGGATTTCTCATCACACAACCGAGGTATCAAAGTCATCATAGGGTCACCCTTGACCCTTTTCTTCTGAACTTTTTCATTCACCCTTGCATTCCCACTGAGTTTCTTGGTATCAGTGTGAGGATCTCCATCCAGGACTTCTTTGATCTCACCCTTTTTACCAAGCTCCTTCTTAGCAACAATTTCCAGCTGTTCTCCACTAACCACTGAAATGCAAGAGGCGTAGCGGATTTGTGATCTGGTTGGGACAGTCTTGTAGAAAACCTTCTTGGTTATGTTGGAGAAGGAGACTCTCTTATTAGGCATGTCGACGACTGCTCCAACTGTGGCCATAAATGACCTTCCAAAGATCAAAGGCATCTCATGATCCTTGCTCATCTCAACAACCTGAAATTCGGTATGGAGAATACAGTTCCCAACTTGGACAGGAAGGTTGCGAATTGTGCCATAAGGGACTGTCATGGAAGAGTTTGCAAAAACCAGTTTCACCTGAGAAGGCTCAATGTCCACAATGTTCAGCTCGTCTACAATCGCCCTTGAGACAAGGTTCACACTAGACCCAGAATCACAAAGAGCTTCCTTGAATTCCACTCCAGCAATGGAACAAGGAAAAACAAACTTTCCAGGGTCATCAACCTTAGGCAGTACCTTCAGCGATGGTGTTAGTGCTTCAGTAAATGGTGCCTTGATTTCCTCCTGAGATTCTCTGCAATGTTTGAAGAACATATGCAATGGCCGAATTTCCCAAGCATGTTCAAATGAGATCTTTTCAGGAAGCCTTCTTACCAACTTCGTAAACCCAGCCAGCTGCTCTGTACTAATAGGATCCATTAGATGTTTATGCGGGATTGGATATGGAACCTTAGGAACATAGACTTGCACTGGTGGAATCTCAATAGGTTCGTCGGGAGCAGTCACTTCAGAGCTACCAGGCTGCTGTTCTCTCTTCTGCGCCTGGAGCAGTCTCAGCATACAGTTGCTCTGGTTCTTTTCCCTCAGCTTTCTCACATCTCAGCTCTGCTGCATTACAGTGCTCAACTCTAGGATTCATCACACTCTTTCCAGAAAGGGTACCTTGCTGTCTCTTGACACTCTCAGCTGTTTGAGCAAGTTGAACATCAATCCTCTTTATGTGGTTGCTCACAGTATCATACTTTGTATTCAGCTCGGTGAACATGTTCTCCATCCTGGTGTTGATGTCTGTAGAAACTTGATTCAACGCCTTGGCATGAACCTGCTGACCCTGCAACAGTTGTTGCATCATCATACCCCGACCCTTCAGCTCATCTGGTTGATTGTTCCCAGTAGCTGGAACAGCTTGCCGATTGCTCTGCGGTTGTCGCTGGTTCTGGTTCTGAATCTGCCCGGCCGTAGCTTGCTTCATGCTGAAGACGTGCCCTTGGTTTTTTTTCAGTAGCTGATCAACCTTGGCTGTCAGCTCATCTATCTTCTAGGTGTCGGAACTGTTCTCTTTCTTGGAGTGATCGCTCTCCTCGTTCTTATTGGCTGAGGTAGCAGCCATGTTCTCAATCAGCTCAAATGCTCCATTAGTGGTCTGAGTCATGAAGTCTCCGTTGCTGGCAGAGTTCATAACACTCTAAAATTCCCAGTCAACTCCATCATAGAAAATTTCCAAGAGGTAGTCATCATCATATCCATGGTGAGGACATTCTCTGCGATAGTCATTGAAGCGCTCCCATGCGTCACAGAAAAGCTCATCAGTGAGCTGCCTGAAAGAGGTGATATTGTTCCTCAATGCAGTTGTTCTCGCCTTAGTGTAGAAATGGTTGAGGAACGCTAATCGGACATGTTCCCATGAAGTGAGAAAGCCGGTAGGGAGGGAGTTCAACCACCGTGCAGCTCTTCCATCAAGAGAGAATGGAAACAATGTGCACTTGATGTAGTCTGGTGGAACACCATTCGCGCGAGTGAAACAACAGACTTTTTTGAAGCTCTCAATATGCTCCATTGGAATTTCTGTATAGAGACCAGAGAACACCTTTCTCTGTACTAGACCGATCAAAGCAGGCTTGATCTCGAAGTTCTGCCTGGTGCAGGGTGGAGGAACAATGGCAGAGCACGTAGTAGGGATGTTACGCGGAAGGTTTCTCCTCCCAATCGGAACAGTATGTGCCTGTTGTTCCTGATGTTGCTGAGCAGCTTGTTCCTGCGCTTGAATGGTCTGCTGCAACTATTGCATCTGCTGCTGCATGAGTGCCATTGCAGCAATACGATCATCCTGATCGGCTNNNNNNNNNNNNNNNNNNNNNNNNNNNNNNNNNNNNNNNNNNNNNNNNNNNNNNNNNNNNNNNNNNNNNNNNNNNNNNNNNNNNNNNNNNNNNNNNNNNNNNNNNNNNNNNNNNNNNNNNNNNNNNNNNNNNNNNNNNNNNNNNNNNNNNNNNNNNNNNNNNNNNNNNNNNNNNNNNNNNNNNNNNNNNNNNNNNNNNNNNNNNNNNNNNNNNNNNNNNNNNNNNNNNNNNNNNNNNNNNNNNNNNNNNNNNNNNNNNNNNNNNNNNNNNNNNNNNNNNNNNNNNNNNNNNNNNNNNNNNNNNNNNNNNNNNNNNNNNNNNNNNNNNNNNNNNNNNNNNNNNNNNNNNNNNNNNATAGGGTGTTAAACAAGTGTGAGCCAAACAATTATTCAAGTTCAATTAATGGTAAGTCCAGAACTCGGATTACTCAGGTTGAATCAACCCACTCTCGTGGCATTGATTCCTTTGCAAGTCGGTCTTGATGCCTAAACTCTCGTTTGGATCAAGACGCGCTAGCAAGCTTTAGAGATCAAGTCCGATATGTTCACAATACATCCTAATATCTACTCTCGCTGAATAGGGATGCAATGCTCATTCATAACAGATCTAGCAACCTATTACACGGTTAATGAACAGGTTAAACCTAGGATCTAACATTAAGCGGCCAGTTTAATGTAAGCATTAAGAACAGTTATGAATGAAGACAATCAATGGATTCACTTATCTATGTTTAACTCACGAATCTAACACCCTAACACCCTAAACTAAGCAAGTGGATTACTCAGCCATGGACAGAGAAATCACAGAGATAACAGATGAAGAAAACATGTCAGAATTAATAATAAAAAGCAAAGAAGGTTTATAAATCTTCTCCCAAGGATGTAGATATTCTTCTTCCTTAACAAAAGTACAAGTTTTCTCTCTCCAAAATCTTTTTAAAAAGTAACGTAGAATGTCTAGAATAATAAGAAAATATATATTGCAGGTCTCTGGCGGCTGCAGGAGAAAAAGGGGGAAGCCCTAGGTAAAATCCCGAAATATTTGGAAACTTCCTTAAAATCTCTGCCGCTGGAACATGCACTTAGGTTGCTCCGTCAGACTGCTCTGCGTGAAAAACTCCAAGTTGCACTCTTTTCTGTCTCTTTTGTTCCAGCTGGTTCATCTCCCATCCAATGCAACTTCAGACCTGTAATGACTCGAAAAGGATTAGGAAAACTCGATAAAGACTTTAAAACTAATTAGAAAACATATATACAAGATGCCAAAAACACCATATATCAGGTTTCACATTCCCGTAGATTGTGTCATTAATTAGGAATAAATAAGACACAGAAGTGAAGTACTGCATTACCCAGTTTATCCATTTGTTTAAAGGCAAAAAGTAACTTTCCTCTATATTTTTTTATAAAATAGAAAAATTTTATTATAGGGGCATACATTGGAACATTTTCACCTCTATAATAGAGATTTCTATTTTAAAAGAAATTAGAGTGGTGTACAATGGAGATGCTCTAGTAAGCTTATTTTCATGGTCCAATGAACATGGACAAGAAGACAGGAACAAAGGATACTGTCTTAACGATTCTTTATGTTAAAAATTCTACGATCTAGTGGGGCAAAAGGATGCACTAAAATGGGCATCTCTTCAACCTCAAGTGTTGCTTCTGCTTTAACCTGTGACCGCGAGGCCACAGATCCAAAATTTTGGATATGACTAAGGAGGTTTTGAATCATCGAAGGAGTAAGATGACTGCAAGGGAAGATGTGGCAATAGATTGGATTAAGGCAAATACAATCAGTTAATCACGTTTTAGGCAAATACGATTAGGTAATCATGTTTTAGTAAAGTAAACGTGATTAAACAATTTCATTGATTTGTGGAATTAATTCCAATCGAATAGTATAGGTAGTTTTACTTATGAAATTTTCAGTTGGGAGGTTAAATGATAAATCGAGAGTTTGGGGGAATTGAGGGTGGAATTCAATAGTAGAGGGGTCTCAAGAAAAGTCAACCCAAGAACAAATAAAAAAATGAAATGTAACAAGAATCCAAGTCAGAGAATCGACATCTTAGGGCAACATTATCGGTGGTCCCATTTTTTGGTCTTTAAATTTTTTTTTTTTTTTGGTTTAAAAAAAAAAATCTAAATAATATAAACTTATAGCGGACCGCCACGTATTGTGGAGCCCGTAAACAGTGCTAAGGACTCAGTGAAATTCCTTATATTAAAACATTATGGCACAGTCATTAAGAAAAAGTGATTGGGATCCACGCTTAAGCAGTCTCCCCTACCACCGATAATGTCGGCCTTAGTCTCTCTCTCTTCCTTCACCAAAAAATCCTCTGCTCGAGTCTGAAGTCAACGGCGAAAAGTTGAGTGATCCAATGTTTATAAAGTGTGCCACCGTCGGTGATGACGCCATCGGCAAGACTTGTCTACTCATTTCCTACACTAGCAACACTTTCCCCACCGTGAGTTCACTTTTTGGTTAATCCCCAAACTTCGTTTTACCGATCATTAGAAAGTTAGGAGGACATTTGTCTCACTGATGTTACTTTGGTGATCTATAGGGTTGAGCTTGTCTGCTTCATAACATACTCAATTGTTTCTTTGGGATGTTCGTAAATTTTTCATCGTATATATTTTCTTTTGTGGAATGTTGTGGTGACAGGATTATGTGCCAACTGTATTTGATATTATCAGCGCCAATGTGATTGTCGATGGGAACTCCATCAACTTGGGGGTGTGGGACACTGCAGGCAAGTTATATAACTTTGAAACCTTTCTTTTGTTCTCGAGTCCTCTTTGTCTTTAAACTTTCTGTGTTTATGTTTTGCCTTTGATGAAACAACATAGGACAAGCTGACTATAATAGACTAAGACGATTGAACTATCATCTTACTGATGTCTTCTTGCTCGCATTCTCTCTTGTCATTAAAGCTAGCTTTGAAAATGTTGCTAAAAAGGTTAAATATAAATCATCAGTTCTGAGATATTATCTAAGTCATTTTGATACATTATGTTTTTTCTCAGTGGGTTCCTGAACTCAGACATTATGCTCCTGGTGTTCCCATATTCCTTGTTGGGACAAAGCTTGGTTGGTTCTGTTTTTATTTAATTTATTATCAGTTAAAAGATAAAAAGAGAGTTCTGATATGGATGCTTTTTCAGAT
The DNA window shown above is from Brassica oleracea var. oleracea cultivar TO1000 chromosome C3, BOL, whole genome shotgun sequence and carries:
- the LOC106330431 gene encoding rac-like GTP-binding protein ARAC3, yielding MAEHVVGMLRGRFLLPIGTSLSLPSPKNPLLESEVNGEKLSDPMFIKCATVGDDAIGKTCLLISYTSNTFPTDYVPTVFDIISANVIVDGNSINLGVWDTAGQADYNRLRRLNYHLTDVFLLAFSLVIKASFENVAKKWVPELRHYAPGVPIFLVGTKLDLRDDKEYLLEHPGAVPISTSHGVELMKLVGAFAYIECSAKTQQVTTKFNIIFIVFFQNLADEKTRSIIQNVKAVFDVAIKVVLQLPKNKNKKKRKSQKGCSIL
- the LOC106330430 gene encoding uncharacterized protein LOC106330430, whose translation is MDPISTEQLAGFTKLVRRLPEKISFEHAWEIRPLHMFFKHCRESQEEIKAPFTEALTPSLKVLPKVDDPGKFVFPCSIAGVEFKEALCDSGSSVNLVSRAIVDELNIVDIEPSQVKLVFANSSMTVPYGTIRNLPVQVGNCILHTEFQVVEMSKDHEMPLIFGRSFMATVGAVVDMPNKRVSFSNITKKVFYKTVPTRSQIRYASCISVVSGEQLEIVAKKELGKKGEIKEVLDGDPHTDTKKLSGNARVNEKVQKKRVKGDPMMTLIPRLCDEKSIEYEVKCKDTSKPFSKVRVILTHELKDKGEATVKGLLSRVLKLNMSDCGACFGTSPHAQPD